The sequence TGGCAAGTTACCTGTGAAGATTAATTCACCAGCCGTAACAGGAGCGTGAGAACTGAAGCAATGTCTGTGCTCCCAAAATAAATTTTGATCTTTGTTGAGCGCAGAACTAGCAGTGAGACTCCCATGTCCTTGAGTCTGCAGCCAGCGGCCTTAAAGCTGAGCGCGCTGTGCTCATAAATGTGTGAAACACTGTGTGTCCTCCAACGCATGGTTAGATTTACTGTGGTTTTTGTCTGCACTTTTACATCTAACTGAGCGTTTGCTCATTCAATGTTAACAGTTCTATACGTCAATACTTCATGTGCCGTTAagatgttaaaaatgtattcaattaaAAGTATGATATATATGTAATACATGTGTGCAGAGATTCTTATGTTTATGGATATTTgagattttctttctgtttttaagtACAATGTCTATTATTGGTTTAGTTTTTGTACCATCTTTCTTAATATattgaaaaatgaattcatcccaaacataaaaaacaattgAATATTCTGTGGCATCTTCAGACAGCTGTTCAGGATTGATGGAGTCAAGAGTGTGTTTCTGGGCCCCGACTTTATCACCATATCAAGGGTAAAACCAGGCACAAGTTACATATAACTCCTAGTATAGCACCTTGTCATGTCATTGCTAACTTGTTTCCTCTCCGTCTCCATTTAGTCTGATGAAAGTATAGAATGGAAAGTAATCAAGCCTGATGTATTTGCTGCCATAATGGACTTTTTCACCTCTGGACTTCCTGTCGTCAACGAGGACAGCAAACCTAATGCAGATACAGGTAAGGATTTCAGCTGCGCAGCGCGGAACACTTAAATAGATGGAACCAATAGGGCAAGCTGTTTTGTGAATGCCAAGGAGTCTCCGCTTGTCTTTTCAGCACCATCAGATGACGACGATGAAGTGGTTGCAATGATCAAAGAACTGCTGGACACTCGAATAAGGTAGCTGCTCGCGAAGATGCACTCTGATATAAGTGTCTACTCTGTTACCATGGTTTCCTGTCCTTGTAAAACACTTGTTGACGTTCTCCCTGCCCAGGCCAACAGTGCAGGAGGATGGAGGTGATGTTCTGTATCGAGGCTTTGAGGACGGCATCGTCAAACTGAAGCTGCAGGGCTCCTGCACCAGCTGTCCCAGTTCCATTATTACTTTGAAGAATGGAATCCAAAACATGCTGCAGTTTTACGTCCCCGAAGTTGAATCAGTGGAGCAGGTTTGTTCTCCTGCCAGGGGACATGTCGTAAACATGCTGCGTCATTTGGTTACAGCAATGCACACTTCTGGGTTTAATTGTATCTAATATACCACAGGCAGTAACAgtaatttaatcaaatttaagAGTTGCCTCTGCCTAgatttatatttgatttattatataCTTCTTATGATTGTATAAAAGGTTGCATTGGCACATACTTTGTCATTACACTTAATTACCGGCTACAATCGGCACACGCAAACCGATACGACAACCAAACTCTTCAAAAATACACGAGAGAAAACaagcagtggaaaaaaagtctcttttaGTTGAAAATGTtaactaaacttttttttcccgcaggtgaaggaggaggacgaggaggaggctGCTCAAGCTTGAACTGCACTGAAACTAGAACCACATTTATACATTCCTCTCCCCCCAGTCACCCCCTTTTAATGCAAGCCATAGTTACAATAAAATCAGCTGGTGTATAGCATAGCTGTGTGAACATCAGTATCAACAACctcattattcattcatatgtTATCATTGATTCTGGTGGCTATATACTGTACAATGACAGAAGAGCCCAGTCAGAGAGACTGATGACTGCAGAACTGAAGTAAACcgtatttattatttcatattgttaCACCTTCTCTGAATCAGTTGCTTGTCACAACAGCCTTTAGGTCTGAAATGCGCCATACTGTATGTAcctaaataaagtttattgaaatattttctgACTGCTGTGCCTCCAAATGTAACTGCATTTTATTGCGTATGTGGAGTGAATTTCCTTCAAGTTTCCTTCAAGCTTATGGTTGCTGGATGTCACTGTCACAGTCATACAGTTTTATAagctattatatatatatttgtcattttccatgtagaaatactTTTGGCAAATGTAAAGAGTTGCATTTGTTGACACTCATTGCAAATGTGGGGCCGTTTTTCAGGATTGTTAAGCAGTTTTAGAGTTGGGCTGTAACTAAGATTATGTGACACAATTATAGGAGTCAGTAACAAGAAGAGGTGTTTATATTGTGATAACACACATTACGCATttttaatggctgtttctgacattttgggtCAACAGCAAAGTGGATCCAGCATTCTCCATCAGTATTGCAAACCTGGCAGCGTAGAGATGGGGATAACATATCATTTACACAACAGTGTAGGGAGATACAGTTCAACAAAAATACCAATGATTAGTCAGTTAGCCACAAATAACAGTCAGCGAGTTCTGACCGTGCAGACTCTGACATTCTTCAGCGTTAGGCAGAGAGCACACAGACCTGTGCCTGTGCAGTGGTGTTGACTTTAGGTGGGTTCAGCAGTCCAGTGGGATCTGCGGGCTGGCCGTAGAGGAGCTGACCTGCCCACGGATCTGCATCCTGATGCCACGTCAGGAGAGCCTGTGTCTGTAGGTGTGACTTGACTGACAGGCCGCTCGACCAATCAGAAGGTGCCATGGAGGAAGGCGGTTGGCCCTGGTTCAGTGAAGTCAGAGGGGGCGTAGCTTCAGTGACAGACGTTTCCAGCTACCCGAGTAGCTACTGGCACCCAAACTGTAGACATGTGTGGTGAGTACTCAATAAATTCTGTGTTTATATCACTCAGTAGGAAATATATCGTACCCCGCATTTATTAGAGCAGTTAATACATCAAATGTGAAAGGCTGCTGGTATCGGGTTAAGCTAAAAAGGCGCAGGGCAGTTGAAATTAGCTAGGGGTGGCTAATCTGAGTTAGCGAACATGAGCTGGTGCTGCTGAATCTGTCAGCTAGCCAAATATAAAGTAGCCGctgtttcattttattctacACGTTGTCTGTGTGATTAAGAGTGTCAAACCGCAAGTCGATAATGATAACGAGTTACGTGAAAACGAtgtcctgctgtcctcctgctgAAGCCTCACTGCTTCCGCGGTCTGAGAGGACGTTAACGTTACGTCCATCGCGTAACTTTCCACTAAAGCTATGTCTCTCTGGTTTGTACAGCTAGCGTGACGTTCTTGGATTAGACATACAttaatgtgatgttttatgttttaactgTGTCGTAGAATAATGTCTGTCTTTCCCCCCCCTCACACATTGGCTGATAACTGATGCCTCTCTGGCTCCCATCACTGTCACTACAATCAGAGTTCAGTAATCAGACCAGATAGACTAGTTGGTATTCTTAGGAACCAGAACAGATGCCTTCCCTATTCATATCGACTGTGGCTGTGATGTGTCACTCTGCTGTGGTTAATTTAGCCTCCTGTTAAACCTGTTTCCTCAGTAAAGGTTGGTCTACTCTGCCTCAGTGACTTGGTCACTTGCTCCTCTGAATGAATGCTCTGTTGAGGCAGGCATCCCTCTGGCTCCACATCTGCATTTATCCGTCAGCGCTTAGCTGTGTAACAGGGCCGTATTTCATGCCCCCCTTTGGCCAATTAAGTTGGCATTCCTGTCGGTGTGAGCTAAAACTGGGACCAGCTGAGTATTTGCGGGAAGATTTGCTGATTATTGCTGAAATCAGTCAATTAAATGCCCTAGTCTTGACATATGTGGGCCTGTTACTGTACCACAATTGTCTTTGTGTCAGTTTTGTAAttatacacaaacaaatacaaatgatttACACAGTGATGCTGTAACCATTTTGAAATGATATGCAGATCGTTAGAAGGATGGTTTTAATGTGCAGTCACAGTTGCGTACAAGCATCTCGGACCAAAAGACATTGTGAATGAGATTTCTTGTACCACTGTGACAGCTACTTCCTTTCCCACCCTTTCCGTGGGCAAGAGATAGCTTCTTTGGAAACACCGGGTCTAAAGATACACTCCATTGTCTCCAAGCAGACCCTCCCTCCTGTAAGACTGGTTTCTCACACATCACCCACAAAAGAGGTTTCACACAGAAAACTACATCTGTCATCACTAAGTAATGCTTGTCCCACTTTCTTaaggttttgttgttgttggtattgttttttggttgtttttttttttgtctctgttggGCCATGCTCGATTGAACAGGATAAACATTAGGAGAATTATTGGAGTTATATTTGATTAACACTTaagtaaatattcaaattagAAATATAAACATTGAATTCATTATTTAAGTCTGTTACAGACGtgtaatatttctttattttgtttaatgagAATTTGCTGTGTATGTTTACTATTCATGCTATTGGttattcttgttttgtttccttACATGTTATTTGTTACATGTTCgaaataaaatgtattgaaagAATCCCGGGACGTCCCCCTTGGTTACAGCAGCCAACTTGCTATAGACATTCTTGTTATTAGTGTAGGACAGAAATTCAATATTAAACATATTGTGACTTCATTTCAATCGATGTATGCTTTCAGCCACACTTCTAAGCAGACATTTATTAAAAGAAGtaacaaacaaaaatctgttttaatgGGCTGAAATATTCTATGTAGAAACACCACTCTACATCTTAACATTTTGTTCCCTTGCTCAGGAATCTTTGCCTATCTCAACTACCACGTGCCAAGGACTCGCCGTGAGATCCTTGAAATCCTTATTAAAGGTCTGCAGCGTCTGGAGTACAGAGGCTACGACTCAGCTGGTGAGAGAGATGGGAAAAGGCTCATATCatcaaaacacacttttttttttttgtcctttcctTCACTATCTCCTTACTGCCTGCCTGCAGGACGATTATTCTGATAATGCCCCTGAGTTGCTGAGAGTATTTACAGCGTGTCCAATATGATGTTAATTTTATTCATTGAGTTGTTCTAACGAGCTAAGAACATAAAGCGAGACTGGTGTCTTCTGAATTATTCAGCAGCCATTGTTATCATGTTGCAGGGTGAGATTTGCTGCATCAGTAATGCAGCTAATTTACTGTTTGTTAAGTccatttacatttcacacaggtctcaaaggttttttttaatgcattagCAGCACATTATGTTAGAGTTCTGTTCTGATATTAGACCTTAAAAACAGGACATTACTTACTAAGTGGTAGTAAAAGCATAATACAGTTTTAATCATAGTAATTCTAAtgatatttcttctttttttgtcaggTGTCGGAATTGATGGCGGCAATGGCAAGGACTGGGAGTCAAATGCCAAGTCTATCCAACTGATCAAGCAACGTGGAAAAGTGAAGGCTCTCGATGAAGAGATCAACAGTAAGCTGAGACGAAGACGTTCACTTGACAAGGATCAGTGATTAACAAATGAAGCCTTACTTTGTCATCATTTGTATCGTGGTACAGTTTGGATACtaaatgttctctgtgtttgtttgacctTTAGAACAGCAGGATATTGACCTGGACGTGGAGTTTGATGTCCACCTCGGCATTGCTCACACCCGCTGGGCCACCCACGGTGCGCCAAGCCCAGTCAACAGCCACCCCCATAGATCTGACAAGACAAATGGTCAGTTGTGATAAAAGTGGAAGGCTAACTCCACACCGCTAAAGGCTTTATCTCGTATtccagagcagctcagacactttttttctttctggtcCGCAGAGTTCATCGTCATTCATAATGGAATTATCACCAACTACAAAGACCTGAGGAAATTCTTGGTGAGCACGTAGCTTTCATAAACTCTTCTAGACATCTTTTCATCACTCTGACAGGAGActaactgtctctctctatctccagGAGAGCAAAGGCTACGAGTTTGAGTCAGAGACCGATACGGAGACCATCGCCAAACTGGTGAAGTATATGTACGACAACAGGGAGAACGACGACATCAGCTTCGCCACACTGGTGGAACGGGTGACCCAGCAGCTGGTAAGGACTTGCTCACGTGCACTGCTGCTCTTGAAGTGATGAACAGATAGAAGAGCctgtctgatgtgtttgttcttcCACCAGGAGGGAGCGTTTGCCCTGGTCTTCAAGAGTGTCCACTACCCCGGAGAGGCCGTGGGCACGAGGTACACTCCCGCTGATGCTGTCAAACTTGTTAGTTATTACAGATTAAGGTGTTGTTGGCTCATAAAAATGTTGCTGTGCAGGAGGGGAAGTCCTCTGCTGATGGGAGTGAGGAGTGATCACAAGCTGTCCACAGATCATATTCCTGTGCTGTACCGCTGCTGTAagttcacatttctgtttttagttgAATTCGTCCACATGTGATTGCGTAACTGGGACCGAGGCCtagttattctttttttatttctcaacaGCTAAAGAAAAGAAGAGCTGCGGTGCCCTACCGAGAGCAGACCAGGACACCTGCCTGTTCCCTGTGGATGAGAAAGCTGTGGAGTACTACTTTGCCTCTGATGCAAGGTAAGCAGACACCTGTGTCTTTGAAACCAACCTTTTACAGCATCCAAACATTCTCCATGAAACAGCCCCCTCGTCCCCCCGGCTCTGTTTGTGTCCACTCTCAACTGTCGAGTGTAAATCAAATGTCGTTTTCTGCACGGCTCTCAACAGCGCAGTGATCGAGCACACAAACCGGGTGATCTTCCTGGAGGACGACGACGTGGCCGCTGTGATGGAAGGCCGACTGTCCATCCACAGGATAAAGCGCAGGGCCGGAGACTACCCAGCCCGCGCCATCCAGACCCTGCAGATGGAGTTACAACAGATCATGAAGGGTGAGTGGAAGGTCGGCCTTTGTTCTTTTCATTACTCCCGGCCATATTTGCAGATAAATCATTGGTGTGCTGGCTTGTAATTCTGCCCCGAACCCCGTTATTATTATGTAAGTCTTGCTGGGAGACTGGCTGCTCGCATAGCTGAACTGGCTTTTAACAAACAGCCCTGAAGCCGTTGTTCTTATCACCCAGCTAGTTACAACCCTGCTGTATCAGTTGCACCCCCCAGGAAAGCCACTGCCATTAAAATCACCCCTGAGGTGCAGGACTTTATGTTTGACTTTTCGCTTGTAGTAGGACAGTGAACcattttttgttgatttaagCTTTGTACTTTAGCACACAAGATTTGATGTTAAACACGGACTAATGAGGATAAATAGTACATTTCAGCTCTAATTTGAGAGTATTTACAGTGGAGAAACTGTAGCTCTTTTAATACAAAGTTTCCCAAATTGAAGGCTTATATATATTATGTCTATAGCCCCATATTGACCCCACAGACATGAAAGgggtatcaatcctctcatctaactctcatcCCAAGATCTCAAACTACTCCTTTTAAGGGGGATTAGGTCTGCTTTTTCATGTTTCCactattttcataattaattaatctgcagataattttatatattcatCGTTTTAGTCTGTGGAACATTAAAAATTTGTGAGAAATACCAATCACAacttcccagagcccaaagtgttctctttaaattgctgtttttatctATACAGCAGTCCATCAGCCAAAAAAATATTCCTGTCATATAAGTCAACAAGCAAACttacaaacaaactaataaagTGAAGAGGACCAAAATATATTGgtcaaattaataataatttgcatccTGCTGTTATGTCCTTGCAATTGGGGAACTAAGTATAAGAGGGACACCTTGCACTGTTCACCCAATGTGGAAGTGAACTGAAAGACGACACTTTGACCTCATCGTTGTGGTTTAATTTCACACAATGGAAAATGTTTCACCACCGCCTGTAACCTATTAATTAGAAGTCTGTGAATTATGGCATTTCTTTCCTCCCCGCTGACTCTTCCTCAGTcgtccagcagagggcagaggTGAACTGACGCTGGCTGGTCTCTACATTCCTTTGTGGTCCTGTCATTACTCAGCCTCTCTCCTCCGTTTCAGTTTCTGGAGCCTTTCTGCTGAATAACCTAATTCGCATGACCCAATTTGCTGTCAGAGGCAGGCTGACAAACGCTCGCATATTTCAGTGTCACGGTTTATTATTGATGGAAAAACACtatctctctgctgcctcacatttgtttttccttcatttaaGAGGCGGCTTACCCTCTGGTTCTGAATATGTTAATAAAAAAGACCGTAGGGAGTTACTGCCTTTTTATTAAGAGAGTCTGATTATCAGtaaaacattgtaaaaaaaTTTCTTGCTTCTCCAGGAGGCTGCGGTTGTTTTTAGGTACTCAATGCATGTCAACAAGACCCTTGTCAGGCAGCCTCATGGCAGCTCACACTTTATAAAAAAGTCCATCACTGTGTGCCTCAGAGgcatttacctttttttttttttactagtgTTGGAAATGTTCCCCTCATTTCTGATCCTCCCACCGCAGGCAACTACAGCTCCTTCATGCAGAAGGAGATCTTTGAGCAGCCAGAATCTGTGGTCAACACCATGAGAGGCAGAGTCAACTTCGACAACAACACAGGTTAGAGAGCAGTCTGATGAGTTCTCAGTTATGTCATAAAACACCAAGAAATGCACT comes from Pempheris klunzingeri isolate RE-2024b chromosome 7, fPemKlu1.hap1, whole genome shotgun sequence and encodes:
- the nfu1 gene encoding NFU1 iron-sulfur cluster scaffold homolog, mitochondrial, which codes for MATYRQVGRLLNISARLLRPLAASGYHCVGSHWPSHNAGVSNRWPQNPHWVVPGRTMFVQTQDTPNPNSLKFLPGRIVLESGTMNFAGPRDAHCSPLARQLFRIDGVKSVFLGPDFITISRSDESIEWKVIKPDVFAAIMDFFTSGLPVVNEDSKPNADTAPSDDDDEVVAMIKELLDTRIRPTVQEDGGDVLYRGFEDGIVKLKLQGSCTSCPSSIITLKNGIQNMLQFYVPEVESVEQVKEEDEEEAAQA
- the LOC139203707 gene encoding glutamine--fructose-6-phosphate aminotransferase [isomerizing] 1, whose translation is MCGIFAYLNYHVPRTRREILEILIKGLQRLEYRGYDSAGVGIDGGNGKDWESNAKSIQLIKQRGKVKALDEEINKQQDIDLDVEFDVHLGIAHTRWATHGAPSPVNSHPHRSDKTNEFIVIHNGIITNYKDLRKFLESKGYEFESETDTETIAKLVKYMYDNRENDDISFATLVERVTQQLEGAFALVFKSVHYPGEAVGTRRGSPLLMGVRSDHKLSTDHIPVLYRCSKEKKSCGALPRADQDTCLFPVDEKAVEYYFASDASAVIEHTNRVIFLEDDDVAAVMEGRLSIHRIKRRAGDYPARAIQTLQMELQQIMKGNYSSFMQKEIFEQPESVVNTMRGRVNFDNNTVTLGGLKDHIKEIQRCRRLILIACGTSYHAGVATRQVLEELTELPVMVELASDFLDRNTPVFRDDVCFFISQSGETADSLMALRYCKERGALTVGVTNTVGSSISRETDCGVHINAGPEIGVASTKAYTSQFVALIMFALLMCDDRISVQPRRREIIQGLRVLPDLIKEVLSLDDEIQKLATELYQQKSVLIMGRGYHYATCLEGALKIKEITYMHSEGILAGELKHGPLALVDKLMPVIMIIMRDHTYTKCQNALQQVVARQGRPIVVCDKDDYETIKNSSRTIKVPHCVDCLQGILSVIPLQLLSFHLAVLRGYDVDCPRNLAKSVTVE